The Ananas comosus cultivar F153 linkage group 2, ASM154086v1, whole genome shotgun sequence genome contains a region encoding:
- the LOC109704321 gene encoding uncharacterized protein LOC109704321: protein MRRIFSIIGKVLADNSSLSVQQLTNGSKLMLIASQGLHQGVNFFWGIEVFSVLVAESLSRRMGIDKSWMSLRNRASKKKGRGPTTNPNTKKRKEEKKGKVEFSKRLGRAVGGLQLAEFITEMGVVWRQYAPLNVYKWAEGPMPYKDKMWDDLMEKYDGLAGFRDEVMYNFNHMYRDWRHRKHLHYNQFLTDEERLQNCPDDIIESDWASLVEYFGSVPFKRMSAHNKANRAKQSSQSVEENHLLLSYMI, encoded by the exons GAAAAGTTCTCGCCGACAATTCGAGTCTAAGCGTGCAGCAACTCACTAATGGATCCAAATTGATGCTAATCGCTTCTCAAGGCCTGCATCAAGGGGTAAATTTCTTCTGGGGAATCGAAGTATTTAGTGTTTTAGTTGCTGAGAGTTTATCGAG GAGGATGGGAATTGATAAAAGCTGGATGAGTCTTAGGAACCGAGCAT CCAAGAAGAAAGGAAGGGGACCTACTACAAATCCAAAtacgaaaaagagaaaagaggaaaagaaaggcAAAGTGGAATTTTCAAAACGCTTGGGTCGAGCTGTGGGCGGTCTTCAGCTGGCAGAATTTATTACAGAAATGGGAGTCGTATGGCGACAATATGCACCACTTAATGTTTACAAATGGGCTGAAGGACCTATGCCTTATAAGGATAAGATGTGGGATGATTTAATG GAAAAATATGATGGGCTTGCTGGTTTTAGAGATGAAGTGATGTATAATTTCAATCATATGTATAGAGATTGGAGACATCGCAAGCATCTACATTATAATCAATTTCTGACAGATGAAGAAAGGCTTCAAAATTGTCCAGATGATATTATAGAATCAGATTGGGCATCTTTAGTTGAATACTTTGGTTCTGTACCATTTAag AGAATGTCGGCGCATAATAAAGCAAATCGAGCAAAACAATCATCTCAATCTGTGGAAGAAAATCATTTGCTACTGTCCTATATGATATG a